GCAAGGTCTCCACTTTTTTTTACTGTAGCTATTGCTTCGTTTATTGCCATATAGGAAGCATTGCTTTTGGGCGAAGTAGCAAGATAAATTGCCGTTTGAGAAAGTATTATTCTTGCTTCAGGCATTCCTATTACATCAATTGATTGAAAACAACTATTTGCAAGCAAAAGAGCATTGGGATTAGCATTTCCAATATCTTCCGAGGCAAGTATTATCATCCTTCTTGCAATAAATTTAGGGTCTTCTCCACCTTCAAGCATGCGTGCAAGATAATACACACTTGCATTGGGGTCGCTTCCTCTCATTGATTTTATAAAAGCCGAAACAATATCATAGTGTTGCTCAGCTTTTTTGTCATAATCCGAAATTTTTGATTGTATAGTTTTCGTTACCAAATCATTAGTAAAAACAATTTTATCGTTATTTGATTGACTTACAACAATTTCAATAATATTTAAAAACTTCCGAGCATCACCCCCCGAAATCCTCAGCATTGCTTCCCATTCTTTTATCTCAATATTTTTTTCTTTTAAAAATTCATCTTTTGAAATAACATTTTTGGCAAGTTTTTTAAGGTCTTCGCTTTCAAGTTCTTTGAGAGTAAAAACCTGACAACGTGAAAGCAAAGCAGAATTTACCTCAAAAGAAGGATTTTCGGTTGTAGCACCAATAAAAATAATATGTCCTTTTTCAATTGCTCCAAGCAAAGCGTCTTGCTGTCCTTTATTAAAACGATGGATTTCATCAAGAAACAAAATAACACTGCTTGTTCTTCTTCCTAAGTCAATAATTTCTCTCACTTGCTTAACACCAACCTGAATAGCACTCATTGAAAAAAATTGAATATTCAGTTTTTCAGAAATAATCGAAGCGAGTGTTGTTTTACCTACTCCGGGAGGTCCCCAAAACACCATTGAAGGAATGTTCTTTTTCTCAATTGCCTGACGCAAAATAGCACCTTCTCCTACGAGATGTTTCTGACCGATAAAATCATCAAGACTTTTGGGACGCATCCTATCTGCTAATGGTTTCATTTATAATTTTTTACTTTTCTATTATTTTTTTATTCTAAAATTTTCTTATAAAAATCCGTTTTCTTAATGTAGTCTTTTACTTCTTCAGGATTTTTATTTTTTTGAAAAAGATATTCGGGGGCAACTTTAACTTTTACATCTAAAAGCTTAATAAAATAAACTCTTCCTCCATGTTTATACTTATCCAAATTCTGAAAATAAACTTCATCAATTGCCTTATCAACGATTGTTTTCAACTCATCTTTATCATATTTCTGCTTAAGCAATCTTAGGGTTTTTTCAACTAATTCGGAATAATGAAGAATAGGTAATGCCGCAGGTTCAAGCACTAAAGGAAGTAAAACCTTTAGTGCCGAATCGCTTTTGTTGATTTTTAAATAATATTTTGAATACAGAAGTGATAAGCGTATGTCTTCTTGAAGATCTCCAGTACCACAGCCATACCAATATCTGTAATATTTATCTGCATTTACAATGTTCTCAAATGCAGAATTCCAGTTTTCTCTTTCTAAAGATATTTCAGCTAAATATATAAATGCTTCATGTTGTATTGACAGCATTCTGTCTGA
The sequence above is drawn from the Bacteroidota bacterium genome and encodes:
- a CDS encoding replication-associated recombination protein A gives rise to the protein MKPLADRMRPKSLDDFIGQKHLVGEGAILRQAIEKKNIPSMVFWGPPGVGKTTLASIISEKLNIQFFSMSAIQVGVKQVREIIDLGRRTSSVILFLDEIHRFNKGQQDALLGAIEKGHIIFIGATTENPSFEVNSALLSRCQVFTLKELESEDLKKLAKNVISKDEFLKEKNIEIKEWEAMLRISGGDARKFLNIIEIVVSQSNNDKIVFTNDLVTKTIQSKISDYDKKAEQHYDIVSAFIKSMRGSDPNASVYYLARMLEGGEDPKFIARRMIILASEDIGNANPNALLLANSCFQSIDVIGMPEARIILSQTAIYLATSPKSNASYMAINEAIATVKKSGDLAVPLHLRNAPTKLMKEMGYSKGYKYAHSHKGNFVDIEFLPDKIKGTKLYDPGQNKREEEIRKRLKNFWKNKYDY